DNA sequence from the Chryseobacterium indicum genome:
AGTCAGCTTATAGAAGAAACCTTTACTATCAATGAGAAAACAAATGTAATGCCTGCCATCTCCGAACTGGACAAAACTATTCTGGAAAAGTATAATGTAGAGCATCTTAAACACATTAAACTATTCAACAACTCTAAATAATCTGCTAAAAACGAAGGCTATGAAAAACTTTGTAGAACTGTCTATATACGGAATTCTTGCATTTATACTTGCTATGTGCGTCATTCCGCTCATGAGAATGATTGCCCAGAAAATTAAGCTTGTGGATATTCCTAATGCAAGAAAAGTGCACCAGACTGCTATTCCGCTGATCGGAGGACTTGTGATCGGGCTTGTTGTTTTTTTACTTTTATGGATTTCTGATGACAAAAGCTGGAAAGATATTCTTCCGATCATCATTACGTCCTACATTATGCTTTTTGTGGGAACGCTGGATGATAAAACAGACATCAGAGCGATTTATAAACTGGGAATACAGATTTGTGTGAGTGTGATTATTGCAACTTCAGGAATCCGGATTACCACTCTTTACGGACTTTTCGGAATCCATGAAATGAATGTTTATTTTCAGTATATTCTTACAGTACTGATCATTACAACGGCTGTAAATGCTTTTAATTTAATTGACGGAATTGATGGTTTGGCAGGGAGTGTTGCGGGAGTAGGTTTTGCTTTGTTTTTCGTTATTGCTTTAATTGAAGGACATTTCGGACTGGCAAGAATCGGGTTACTTTTCGTGGGAAGTATTGCTGCTTTTTTACGGTATAATTTCTCTCTGAAAAATAAAATTTTCTTAGGAAATTCAGGTTCTTTATTTTTAGGATATTTATTAATCTGCTTAGGAATTTATATTACGAAATTCGACAGAGGTTCGGAAGAGTTTCCTTACGGTATTTTCTTTATCCTTTTTGTATTTACGATTCCTGTGATTGATTCTGTGAGAGTGTATGCAGACAGAATTTCGAGGGGAAAATCGCCATTCAAGGCAGATAAATCGCACATCCATCATCATCTTTTGCAGTTGGGACTGTCTCACAAAAGAATTACCTTAACTTTTGTAGTTCTGAATATTGTGACATTTATTGTTCAGTATATGTTCTTCCCGAACTACTCTATTTATACAACGCTTATTTCATTCTTTGTCTTTATATTCATTTTTAAAATTATTAAAGTGCTGAATCTTTTCCTTACGTGGAAAAAGAATATTAAAGACATGGAAAATTCATAAAAATAAATTTTGAGATGATTATCCGATAATTTTAACACAAAGTGCGCAAGTTTTTTAGTACTCACAGCTTTTAAGCAGGCAAAAGTACTTCCATAAACTATTCACTAAGCAAAAAACACAAATTTCATATAGAAATTACGAATAACATCCAACTTTTATACATCTTTTTTATTTGCCCTTAATAAAAAGAATACTCCGGACAGGAATTGTCAGGAGTATTTTTTTATATCTGTTTAAACTGATTGAAAGTTTAACTGTGTTGACTTATTAATTCAGCTTGAAAAAGAAAAATGCAACTGCCGCCCATTCTTTTTTAATTCCGCTTGCATAACCGATGGTGGAATGACTGCCGTTTTCTACCGTTCCGTTATCTTTAATATAACCAATGGTTGAGTGACTGCTGTTTTCCACGGTTCCGTCCTTTTTTACGTAGCCTACGGTAGAACCGCTTTTGTTCTGTATGGTACCGTCACTTTTAATATAACCGATTGTAGAATGGCTGCTGTTTTCGATAGTTCCGCTTCCTGTAATATACCCTACTGTGGAATGACTGCTGTTTTCAATGGTTCCATTGCTTTTAATGTATCCTGCTGTGCTGCGGCTTCCCGATTCTATGGTTTGTGCGCTTAAAAGTGACAAGTTAAACAAAACAGCACCAACGAATAGTGTTTTTTTCATGGTTTTTAAAATTTTTAAATTCTTCGAAATATAGGAAGTTTTTATTGAAAATGAAATACCACAGGAATTTCAGAAGAAAAAATGAAATTATATGCCCATAAGAACTATCTCCAAGAATTCAAAACATACTTTGTAAAATTCATTTCCATATCTTTTATTCGGTCTTCTAGAGCTGTAATTCCTTTTGTAAGATATTCCTCTTTTTCAGAATCAGTCAGCGTATGGATTGCATCAAAACCCGGTGCCGGAGTAGAAATCGGAACGGATAATTCAATGGTGTCGCCGTTTTCATAAATATAATAGTACCAGTCTTTTTTTTCTAAAAGGTTTTTCATGATTATTTTTTATTGGTCTTAAAACATTAAAATATAATTTCCTTCATTCAGAGCTAATCATCTATGATCTGATTTTTTCAGCCTCTTCAATATTGTATCCAATTCTCTCATCATCTTTTAATAAGGAACTGAAAACCTCAAAATATTCCTCAAACCTGTGTTTATCGTAATGAACAATAACCGGAAAAAGCTGGCTTGCCTGATAGTATTTTTTATTTTCCAAAGCACTTTTCATCGCCTCTGCAATTTCTTTCAACAGCGGTTTGCAGTCTTTTTTCAACAGAAAATCTTTCAGACAGGATTCGAAAAACCTATTTCCGTAAATGCTTAAGAAATGTTTTACATAAGGATATAACTCCTGTTCTTCTTTTCCATTGAGTGTCGAAATGTATAATGCATCCACGATAACATCATACACATTATCTTCATTATAAATTCTGTGAGGTTCAAAGCTGTGCTTTTCATCCCATTTTTCAGAAATGAAACGGTTAAGCTGTTGAAATCCTTCCGGAATTGCCCATGCAAGCAAAATAAGCATTGCCTGATAAGAAATGTAGGCATTTTTATGATGAAGCAGAAGTTTCAGCTTTTCGATACGGTTTTCGTCGGTTTTGCCGATGAGCTGCACTTCTGTAAGATCATAACCTTCTTCGCCATCTTCGCTGTAATAGTACAGCGTATCATATATTTCGTTTTCCAATTCTTCTTAATTAAATAATTTATTTCAGTTAAAATGTCCGTAATTTTAAGAGTTCCAAATCCGGATGTCTTCTAAAAAAAGCATATATCTTCCGGGTTGATATTCGCCGTAGGAAAATAAATAAATCAGATCATTTTTCTTAAGATAATATACTTCCAGACCTTTTTCAGAAATGTATTTTTCAATAAAATTATTGATCTGTTTAAAGCTGTTTTCTTCCACCATCAGATCAAAACTTTCACGATCTGTCTCCTTTTTTAGTTCTTTTAACGGATGGTCATAAAAATCGATCAACCTGATTTTCTGCCGATTAACTTCAAACACTTTGTTCACAGCTTCTCCTTCATCTCCATCAAAGAGAAGCTGCCTGAAATTTTCGGATGATGCATGATAATCAAATGCTCCTCCGAAGATATCAATCAACAATTTTGCATATTCATCATTTTCGTAATCGAAATTTTTCACCGCCAAATGTCCTAAAGAATACCTTTTGTATAATTCGTTTTCAGAAAAAACAATGTTATTCTTTACTATTTTTTCATCGATATCAAGTAATTGATTATATATGGAATTATACATGGGAATTTCAGGAGATAATTTTATTATTTCCTCCGTTTTCTGTATCGCCAGATTAAGGGTATCTCTATACCATTTTCTCATTTTTTCACTGTTCAGGCGGATGTACATTTCATTTGTTTTTTCAGGTCTTTTATGAATCATTCCGAAATCATCACATTACTTCCTTTCGTATGCGCATTCATCTGTGGCGCGTAATAATTCTGAATCGTGGTAATTCCGTTTGAGAATATTCCGGATGCATTGGCAACGTAATCATACTCAAAAACATACTTTCCTTTCGGCATCTGTTCAATATAAAAATTCGTGGATGCATCTTTGGTCGACTGATAATATCCTAAATTATTCTTCCACTGATACCCCGAAAGAACATCCAAAGGTTCAAATCCTGCTGCTCTCATGTCTTTGATGTGAATGAATTCCATCGGTCGGTCTGTATTTAAGATCATTCGTACCGTCACTTTATCGCCTACTTTTAACGGAGTTTCCGGAGTGATTTTCTGTAATTCTTCCCCGTTCACGGTTTTTACTTTTCTGTACAGTTCTTTGGTGACGGACAGGTAATTCTCGGAAGATTTGATCTTATCCAGATCTTCATAATATTGCCAGAACAAACCTCCCTGAACAATTCCTGCGCCTGGTTTTGTGACGGTAACGGTGGCTAAATTCTTATCTAAAACATCCGATTTCACGGTAGATTTTACATAACCTGTCGCTTCAGTTTGCGGCTGAAGTTCTTTTCCGCCCCAGATAATGGTTGCTTTATCACTTTCCGAATTCGTCCATGATTTTCCTGAATTTAAAATCGTAAAAATAACTTCTGAAGTTCCTCTTGAGCTTCCCCATGAATTCACTTCTTTCTGCGTAACAAGCCAGATTTTCAAATCTTCAATGAATTTCTGATCGTTGGGTTTTAATTTGTTAAATGCTTCCAATGCTCCTGCATGATTCACCACTTTCGAGCTGAACCAACCCCAGTCATCAAGATTCTGTTTCCAGTAAACACCCTGCGTTTTTGAATCTACGGAAGTTTCTTTCAGGTAATTTAAAAGTTTATCTGAAACCTCTTTTAATCCATAATCGTTCATCAGTGAAGCGGCACGATGCAGTCCGAAGAAGGTAAAATCTGTAATTTTCATCGTTTTTACTTTCTGTTTTACCAAGGCTTTTAAAGTCGCTCCTTTTCCTTTTAACGGATACTGTTTTTCCCAGTAATTTCGGGTGTCGAGATAATCTAAAGTCCAGTTATTGATTACATTGTCTTTTCCCTCACTGAGCGAAGTCGAAGTGTATTTTTCAATTTCATTGTCTACGTATTTGATCAGGTTGGAAACCATTTCATTCTGTTCAGAACTTTGATAATCTTTTACGTTATCTTTCAGCCAGACATTGATTTTTCCTAAATTTTTAAGAATGTACAATGATGTGGAATACGAACTCGGATAACCTTTATACCACGAAAATCCTCCATCCGGATTCTGCAGTTTCTCTAAATCTTCCCAATCCTGATGAATTGAATTTTTCATTGAATTGACATCGAAAAGCAAAGCCAGTTTCGACATCTGTTCTTCTTCATTTTTGCTTTCCAGAACCCACGGTGTTTCTTCCAAAAGCAATTGTTTCAGTTCCTGATTTTTTTCAAGACTGGAATTTAATAATCCTTTATTCTGGTATTCTTCGAAAACTGTTTTCAGCTTCGGATTGGCTTTAAAGATTTCTGATGCCAAAACATCGGCAAACCATTTGTTAAAGATCACATCCGCTGAATTGTTCTGGTCATTTTTCAGGCTCGGAAGCGCAAACATGATCTCCCAAATTGGATTGGTCGTGAGTTCCAGCGTATTGGAGACATTGGAAATCGTTGTGGAAGTTGCATTTTTAAGGTTTTCGAGTTCAAATGTTTTGGTTTCGCCTTCTTTCACGAAAACCGGAACCGCGTCTGTTACGAGCATTCTGTTCGGTAGAACCGCAATGGCTTTCTGTTCCCCATCGGAATATTGTCCTGCTTTCGCCACCACTTTTAAAATAATGGATGAAACATTCTCCGGAACTTTTATTTTCCATGTCAAGGCTAGATTTCCGTTTTCATTCAGATCAAAGTTCTGAATGTCTGAATTTAAACCAAATTGAGCCGAAATATCTTCATTGGTAAATGCATCCAGAATCTGCAAACCTGCCGAACCGTTTAATTTTTTGTTCGTTAGGTTCGATAGCTTGGACTGGAGATTCAGTTCATCTCCTTCTCTCAAAAATCTCGGGTAGTTTGGCGTTACCGAAAATTCTTTCTGCGTTACGACTTCTTTTTCCAGCGTTCCTGCTTTTCCGTCTTTCGTATGTGCCAAAAACATCAGCTTCCATTTTGTCAGTGCTTCCGGAGAAGTGAATTCGAAGCTTACATTGCCTTCGGAATCGGTTCTCAAATCCGGGTAGAAAAATGCGGTTTCGTTTAGGTTTTGGCGCACAGAAACTTGGGGTAAAATAGCTTCCGTTGGCGGAGATGTTTCTATTTTAGGTGCTTTTACAGGTTCAGGAACAACATTTTGAATTATCTCCATTTTATCTTCTGATATTGCCACTTTCATTGCAACATCTTTTCTTGCGCCTTTAGTTGGCGGCGGAGGTGGCGGTGTATATGCCGCTGCTTTTACACCTTCTACATTAACCATTCCTGTTCTGGTTTCTAAAAGGTTACTTTTGTTATACATCCATAATATACTTCCGTCAAACCAGTCAAAAACAGGAACCTCAACCTGTTCTCCCGAAAAATAATCCAATCTTTTCTGATAATATTTTTGTCGCAGATAATCTCTCACTTCGTATGATACTGTACTTACAAACGGTGCATATAAAGTGTACCATTCATATCGATTAACAGCAAATTTATCCAAAGACATATCATACATATTCGCTAAAACTTCGGCGTTGATTTTCTCTTTCTCATTTCCTGAAATTTTTACAGACCATTTTTCTTTTGAATTCGGCTGAATTTTATCTCTGAAAGTAAGGGTTTCAATCGTTAAAGACTTATCGGTATCATCTATATCCAGATTTACAGATTCTGTCTGAACGTCACTAAAGGCAACTACCTGAAACTGTACATTCAAAATTCGTATATTTTTATCTTTGGGCATATCTGCTGTATATTCTAGCATTCCGTTTTTAAAAGGCAAAACTTCAGAAACCGTTTTTCCTGAACCATTTTGTACAAAAATATTCAGAAGAGCGTTCGGAACCGAAGAATAAACCGTAAATACTGCTTTTTCTCCTCTTTTCAGTTCTTTTTTGGACTGCACAACCGTCAGGAAAGTTTTTTGATCGGGTTTAAGCAATTTTTTATCCCAAACACTAAAATTCTGCAGCGTTTTTATCGTGTCTTTTCCTTCAATATTATACAGTTCCAACTGATAATCTCCGGCTTCCAGTTTTCCTAAGTCCAGATTGGTTGATAATTGTTGGTCGTTAGTTATTGGCTGTTGTGTTTTCTCAAGAATTACGGTTGATTTCCAGTTTTTAGGCTCGTCCTTTTTATCGTAAAAATCATGCGGAAATCTGCTGATGAATTCTTCTTTTGAGAATTTTGGTAAATCCTGAACTTCAGATTTGAAATTCTGTCTAAAAATTCTGTCCGGAGAAACCAGTTTTGATAATTTTACCTGATACGATTTTTTAAGAAGCTGTTCATTGTAATTTTTTGTTTCAACATTCAGTTTTACATTTTCATCAGAAAAAACATTCTTTATTTCTTCAGCCTGAATATAGTGAGAAACGGAAGCCACTTTCAACTGGGTATCTGCAGTCTGTGTCTCGCCGTTGATATCTGTAACGGATGCATTGATTTCATAATTATCAATCTGAATTCCTTCTACATTTTCGTCTTTTTTAGGATCAATTTTAATGATAAATTCTCCTTTTTCATTGGTTTTTGCTTCTCCCAGAACAGAGTTTTCATTATCATCATCATTTTGCGGATACCATGAAAAATATCTCCAGCGGATATTTCGTTTTTTAATTTCATAATTAACGGTCATATTGCTTAAAGCAACTCCGGAAAACATCATGGCTTTCCCTTTCAGTTCTATGGTTTGTCCGTATTTGTACTCATCTTTTACAGGATCGAACGTCACTTCAAATTTCGGTCTTTTATATTCCTCCACTCTGAAATTTTTATACCCGTCATTTCCATCTGTTCTCAAATAAAAAGTTCCGTTCAGCTTTCCTTTCGGAAGCACAAAACTTCCGTGATAAGAACCGAATTCATTGGTGGTAAATGTCTGTGAAGAAACTTCCTGTCCGTTGGTATCGGTTAATGTAATTTTCTGTTTTAATCCGGCCACTACAGATTCTATATCTTTATCACGCTGTGTATTAATGACTTTAAAATAAACCGTCTGTCCCGGTCTGTAAATTGCCCGGTCTGTGAAAATCTGTACCTTACTTCTTTTTGTTTCTTTGTTTAGATCACTATTGTACCCCCTTTCTCCATAGACTTCCATGATCTGCACATCATTGGTTTTTGGCTGTCGGATCAGGAATGTTCTATAATAATCATTGTTTTTTGTTGCAGGAAATTTGAAAATACCGTTATTATCTGTTTTACCGCTTATTTTGGTTAAATTATTATTGGAAACAAATTCATAAAACGTAAGATTTTCGTTAATTACGGGTTGTCCGTTTTCACTGTTCACTAATTTCAATTGATTGGATAACTGATCTCTGCTTGTTTTTGACTGATAAATAATTCTGTTATCCGAAACCAGAAAATAAAAGTCTTTTTCCGCTTCGGTTTCATTGTCGCTGATTCCGGCAACGTTGTATTCGGCAAGATAAATTCCCGGCGGAAGAGATTGTATTCCTAAGGACGTTTTATGGTTTTTAAAATCTTTAGGATCATCCAGTTTATACGCTTCTTTCCTAACCAGATTTTTTTTAATCTTATCAAATTTAGTAGAATACGAGCTTTTGGCGTACTGTAAAAAAGTAGTGAGATCCTCTTTTACTTCATAAATATTAATTGAAAAGGTGGAAACATTTTTATATTCTGCCACAAAATGAATTGGCTTATTGCTTTGGGTCTGCTGCTCATATTTAATATTCAGAAACGGATTTAAGATCTGATTTTCTTTATTTTTAATATTATCAATAAAAGGAGATTTGGGATACTGCTTTTTTGCCTGATCCGCAACTGCAAGAGCTTCTTTTTCCTTTTTTTGGGAAAGCAACTGTTCTATGATATCTTCCATGATCAGAACTTTATAATCGCCTTCCATTTCGGTTTTCAAAAGGTTTTGAAGCTGAGTCAGACGATCTTTACACAGTGTGAGATTACAGTTATCCTGCAATTTTTTATGCATGAAATACAATTTGGGATTGCCCGAATTCT
Encoded proteins:
- a CDS encoding glycosyltransferase family 4 protein codes for the protein MKNFVELSIYGILAFILAMCVIPLMRMIAQKIKLVDIPNARKVHQTAIPLIGGLVIGLVVFLLLWISDDKSWKDILPIIITSYIMLFVGTLDDKTDIRAIYKLGIQICVSVIIATSGIRITTLYGLFGIHEMNVYFQYILTVLIITTAVNAFNLIDGIDGLAGSVAGVGFALFFVIALIEGHFGLARIGLLFVGSIAAFLRYNFSLKNKIFLGNSGSLFLGYLLICLGIYITKFDRGSEEFPYGIFFILFVFTIPVIDSVRVYADRISRGKSPFKADKSHIHHHLLQLGLSHKRITLTFVVLNIVTFIVQYMFFPNYSIYTTLISFFVFIFIFKIIKVLNLFLTWKKNIKDMENS
- a CDS encoding 5-fold beta-flower protein, encoding MKKTLFVGAVLFNLSLLSAQTIESGSRSTAGYIKSNGTIENSSHSTVGYITGSGTIENSSHSTIGYIKSDGTIQNKSGSTVGYVKKDGTVENSSHSTIGYIKDNGTVENGSHSTIGYASGIKKEWAAVAFFFFKLN
- a CDS encoding immunity protein Tsi6 family protein; this translates as MIHKRPEKTNEMYIRLNSEKMRKWYRDTLNLAIQKTEEIIKLSPEIPMYNSIYNQLLDIDEKIVKNNIVFSENELYKRYSLGHLAVKNFDYENDEYAKLLIDIFGGAFDYHASSENFRQLLFDGDEGEAVNKVFEVNRQKIRLIDFYDHPLKELKKETDRESFDLMVEENSFKQINNFIEKYISEKGLEVYYLKKNDLIYLFSYGEYQPGRYMLFLEDIRIWNS
- a CDS encoding alpha-2-macroglobulin family protein → MKRFSKIFMLLLLLLNFSGIYAQKYYEEQWKKISANSQKGAYKSNLPIISEIQKQAMKDNNTLQLIQSLKAEFSIVNQTQDDEKNDGVSRLFKKLSDVEKQLKDDDRILFEVLLNGFFLDYYNQHSWEIEQRTNINSQDLSQIETWSKLDFKNYLNKKYQELDLQKDNMRKISLITYEKAFSYNDYISYFPTLWDWYSTKKIEFLSDNGLFTKNELTENQIKINTIYDDLIAQNSGNPKLYFMHKKLQDNCNLTLCKDRLTQLQNLLKTEMEGDYKVLIMEDIIEQLLSQKKEKEALAVADQAKKQYPKSPFIDNIKNKENQILNPFLNIKYEQQTQSNKPIHFVAEYKNVSTFSINIYEVKEDLTTFLQYAKSSYSTKFDKIKKNLVRKEAYKLDDPKDFKNHKTSLGIQSLPPGIYLAEYNVAGISDNETEAEKDFYFLVSDNRIIYQSKTSRDQLSNQLKLVNSENGQPVINENLTFYEFVSNNNLTKISGKTDNNGIFKFPATKNNDYYRTFLIRQPKTNDVQIMEVYGERGYNSDLNKETKRSKVQIFTDRAIYRPGQTVYFKVINTQRDKDIESVVAGLKQKITLTDTNGQEVSSQTFTTNEFGSYHGSFVLPKGKLNGTFYLRTDGNDGYKNFRVEEYKRPKFEVTFDPVKDEYKYGQTIELKGKAMMFSGVALSNMTVNYEIKKRNIRWRYFSWYPQNDDDNENSVLGEAKTNEKGEFIIKIDPKKDENVEGIQIDNYEINASVTDINGETQTADTQLKVASVSHYIQAEEIKNVFSDENVKLNVETKNYNEQLLKKSYQVKLSKLVSPDRIFRQNFKSEVQDLPKFSKEEFISRFPHDFYDKKDEPKNWKSTVILEKTQQPITNDQQLSTNLDLGKLEAGDYQLELYNIEGKDTIKTLQNFSVWDKKLLKPDQKTFLTVVQSKKELKRGEKAVFTVYSSVPNALLNIFVQNGSGKTVSEVLPFKNGMLEYTADMPKDKNIRILNVQFQVVAFSDVQTESVNLDIDDTDKSLTIETLTFRDKIQPNSKEKWSVKISGNEKEKINAEVLANMYDMSLDKFAVNRYEWYTLYAPFVSTVSYEVRDYLRQKYYQKRLDYFSGEQVEVPVFDWFDGSILWMYNKSNLLETRTGMVNVEGVKAAAYTPPPPPPTKGARKDVAMKVAISEDKMEIIQNVVPEPVKAPKIETSPPTEAILPQVSVRQNLNETAFFYPDLRTDSEGNVSFEFTSPEALTKWKLMFLAHTKDGKAGTLEKEVVTQKEFSVTPNYPRFLREGDELNLQSKLSNLTNKKLNGSAGLQILDAFTNEDISAQFGLNSDIQNFDLNENGNLALTWKIKVPENVSSIILKVVAKAGQYSDGEQKAIAVLPNRMLVTDAVPVFVKEGETKTFELENLKNATSTTISNVSNTLELTTNPIWEIMFALPSLKNDQNNSADVIFNKWFADVLASEIFKANPKLKTVFEEYQNKGLLNSSLEKNQELKQLLLEETPWVLESKNEEEQMSKLALLFDVNSMKNSIHQDWEDLEKLQNPDGGFSWYKGYPSSYSTSLYILKNLGKINVWLKDNVKDYQSSEQNEMVSNLIKYVDNEIEKYTSTSLSEGKDNVINNWTLDYLDTRNYWEKQYPLKGKGATLKALVKQKVKTMKITDFTFFGLHRAASLMNDYGLKEVSDKLLNYLKETSVDSKTQGVYWKQNLDDWGWFSSKVVNHAGALEAFNKLKPNDQKFIEDLKIWLVTQKEVNSWGSSRGTSEVIFTILNSGKSWTNSESDKATIIWGGKELQPQTEATGYVKSTVKSDVLDKNLATVTVTKPGAGIVQGGLFWQYYEDLDKIKSSENYLSVTKELYRKVKTVNGEELQKITPETPLKVGDKVTVRMILNTDRPMEFIHIKDMRAAGFEPLDVLSGYQWKNNLGYYQSTKDASTNFYIEQMPKGKYVFEYDYVANASGIFSNGITTIQNYYAPQMNAHTKGSNVMISE